The genomic DNA TTTTTGATGCAACAGAACCGCTTACAATATCCTCACCCACGCCGGTACAGGATATACCTGCATATGCATTGGCATAATTACCGGCAGTAGTGGCCGAATCGCTCACGCGCCCGGGAATCTCAAAACCTTTGCCACCGGTTGAGGTAGCTGCTGCCAGGTCGCCATAAATATCCAACGCCACACAGCCTACGGTACCCAGGCGGATAGAGTCGCGTAGTTTTTGCTCGTACTCCTGCCTGCGTTGCGGTGTTTCGGGATTATAATAACCTATACCATTTTCGGTGGCAAAATCACGCGCCCCTTTACCGCTCAGCACCCGGTCGTCATAAGCCATCAGCTTCTCGGCTATACAAATAGGGTTTTTAACATCCTCAATATTGATCACGCCCGAAAAACGCTGCGTTTTACCATCCATCAAAGAGGCGCTTAATCTAATCCTGCCATCGCTTTGTATTTGCGAACCGGTACCGGCGTTAAACAGGTCGCAATCTTCCAGCAGCCTAACCGTGTACACCACCGTTTCCAGCGCGTTATGCGTTTGCAGGTATTTATGACCGGCCTCTACTATTTCTTTTAAAGCCTGTTGCTTGGCCTGCTTTACTTCCTGGTTGGTTCGCGATTCACTAAAGAAACCGCCGTGTATAATGATTTTCATAGTAGGTTCAATTATATAATAAATCCACCGAAACCGGTATAATAAAGCTTAGGTTATAATAAGATTACATGCCTTTTCTGCTCCCCTCTTGAGAGGGGGCGCGTGGTTTTTGTGTTGTGGCGGGGTGTGTTAGTTTTAAGTGAAGAACACACCCCTCCCCCTCTCAAGAGGGGAATCGCGCAGGCCCTAATTATAATATACTTAAATAATTGCTTTTTATTGTAACAAATCGCTATCCGGCGCTTGTATAAAAACGCCTTCTTCTACTTTAAGTGTTTTTTTGATAATTAAACGGTGCTGGGCAAGATCGTATATATCAAAT from Mucilaginibacter inviolabilis includes the following:
- a CDS encoding isoaspartyl peptidase/L-asparaginase, which codes for MKIIIHGGFFSESRTNQEVKQAKQQALKEIVEAGHKYLQTHNALETVVYTVRLLEDCDLFNAGTGSQIQSDGRIRLSASLMDGKTQRFSGVINIEDVKNPICIAEKLMAYDDRVLSGKGARDFATENGIGYYNPETPQRRQEYEQKLRDSIRLGTVGCVALDIYGDLAAATSTGGKGFEIPGRVSDSATTAGNYANAYAGISCTGVGEDIVSGSVASKIVTRVTDGMPISVAAHKSLDELKPFDGFAGIIGISSDGHIYHADTHPYMVWALHDGDVEVFE